A stretch of Pseudoalteromonas sp. A25 DNA encodes these proteins:
- a CDS encoding DUF1852 domain-containing protein: MNKDITFTIKSNRLDEHYQPSDSTRITTNFANLARGKSRQQNLRNALTMIDNRFNALAHWDNPKADRYNLELKIISVDLDIARSGQAFPSIEVLQTHILDHQTGERIEGIVGNNFSSYVRDYDFSVLLLDHNKNKPQFSIPDNFGELHGKLFKYFVESNTYKSCFKKPPVICLSVSDSKTYRRSENQHPVLGFEYHPNESSLTEQYFKKMGLAVRYFMPPNSVAPLAFYFFGDLLNDYTNLELISTIATMETFQKIYRPEIYNANAVAGKLYRPNLKNSDHSVTQIVYDREERSKLAVQQGKFAQDCFIKPYQSVLEQFSANYAL; this comes from the coding sequence ATGAACAAAGACATTACATTTACGATAAAAAGCAACCGTTTGGATGAGCACTATCAGCCATCAGACAGCACTCGCATTACCACTAATTTTGCTAATTTAGCGCGTGGGAAAAGTCGCCAGCAAAATTTACGCAACGCGTTAACCATGATTGATAATCGCTTTAATGCGTTGGCACATTGGGATAATCCAAAAGCTGATCGTTACAACCTTGAGTTAAAGATCATTTCAGTTGATTTGGACATTGCAAGAAGTGGTCAAGCATTTCCATCTATCGAGGTATTGCAAACGCACATTCTTGATCATCAAACTGGTGAGCGTATTGAGGGCATAGTTGGGAATAATTTTTCTTCTTATGTACGTGATTATGACTTTAGTGTTTTACTGCTCGATCATAATAAAAATAAACCGCAATTTAGCATTCCAGATAACTTTGGTGAGTTGCATGGTAAGTTATTTAAATACTTTGTTGAGTCAAACACGTACAAGTCATGCTTTAAAAAACCACCCGTGATTTGTTTGAGTGTTTCCGATAGTAAAACTTATCGCCGCAGCGAAAATCAACACCCTGTATTGGGCTTTGAATATCACCCCAATGAATCATCATTAACTGAGCAATATTTTAAAAAGATGGGCTTAGCGGTGCGCTATTTTATGCCGCCTAATAGCGTTGCTCCTCTGGCGTTTTATTTCTTTGGTGACTTGCTGAACGATTACACCAACTTAGAGCTTATAAGCACTATTGCTACTATGGAAACGTTCCAAAAAATCTACCGTCCAGAGATTTACAATGCCAATGCGGTGGCAGGTAAGCTCTATCGACCAAATTTAAAAAATTCGGATCACTCTGTTACGCAAATTGTATACGACCGAGAAGAGCGCAGTAAGTTGGCGGTTCAGCAAGGTAAATTTGCGCAAGACTGTTTTATCAAACCTTATCAAAGTGTACTTGAGCAGTTCTCGGCCAATTACGCCTTATAG
- the cas6f gene encoding type I-F CRISPR-associated endoribonuclease Cas6/Csy4 → MNYYLDITLLPDAEANLGFLWHKVYQQIHLLLVEHKVSEQDSAIAVSFPLYGDKPFPLGNKLRLLAESEQQLVDLKVEQWLSRLSDYVHIKAVKAVPSNIAEYAYFKRWRFKSPDKLRQQVDSRAQAIAAKNGFAVEEVKSRLLQSIDSFKQHSKLPFINLRSLSTDSMLSPAERRKFLLFIECQKTTKPSDNTPLLTCYGLSRRSEAQQVAVPWF, encoded by the coding sequence ATGAATTACTACTTAGACATTACCTTGTTGCCAGACGCCGAAGCCAACCTAGGCTTTTTATGGCACAAGGTGTATCAACAAATTCATTTGTTGCTGGTGGAGCATAAAGTCAGCGAGCAGGATTCTGCCATCGCTGTGTCGTTCCCTTTGTATGGTGACAAGCCGTTTCCGCTGGGCAATAAACTCAGATTGCTTGCCGAGTCTGAACAGCAACTCGTTGATTTAAAGGTAGAGCAATGGTTGTCGCGCTTATCTGATTATGTGCACATTAAAGCGGTAAAAGCTGTGCCAAGTAATATTGCGGAATACGCCTATTTCAAACGTTGGCGCTTTAAATCGCCAGATAAACTGCGCCAACAGGTTGATAGCCGAGCACAAGCTATTGCAGCTAAAAATGGTTTTGCTGTTGAAGAAGTTAAAAGTCGTCTGTTGCAATCAATAGATAGCTTTAAGCAACACTCTAAATTGCCTTTTATCAACCTACGGAGCTTGTCGACCGACAGTATGCTAAGCCCTGCAGAGCGTAGAAAGTTTTTGTTGTTTATTGAGTGCCAAAAAACAACAAAACCAAGTGATAACACACCACTGCTGACATGTTATGGGCTCAGCCGACGCTCAGAAGCCCAGCAAGTTGCGGTGCCGTGGTTTTAA
- a CDS encoding methionine synthase, producing the protein MKTLLPTSTAGSLPKPAWLAQPETLWSPWKLQGNELADGKQDALRVSLQEQQLAGIDIVSDGEQTRQHFVTTFIEHLDGVDFEKRQTVKIRDRYDASVPTVVGPVARQKPVFVDDAKFLRQQTKQPIKWALPGPMTMVDTLHDEHYKSREKLAWEFAKILNQEAKELEAAGVDIIQFDEPAFNVFFDDVNDWGIAALERAIEGLKCETAVHICYGYGIKANTDWKKTLGSQWRQYEQAFPKLQKSNIDIISLECHNSHVPIELLELVRGKKVMVGAIDVATNTIETPEEVANTLRAALKYVDADKLYPCTNCGMAPLPRAVANAKLQALSAGADIVRQELMR; encoded by the coding sequence ATGAAAACACTATTACCAACATCAACGGCTGGCAGTTTACCTAAGCCTGCTTGGCTTGCACAGCCAGAAACACTTTGGTCACCATGGAAGTTACAGGGCAATGAACTGGCTGACGGTAAGCAGGATGCGTTGCGTGTGTCGTTACAAGAGCAGCAATTGGCGGGCATTGATATTGTTAGCGACGGCGAGCAAACTCGTCAGCATTTTGTAACCACGTTTATTGAACACCTCGATGGGGTTGATTTTGAAAAACGCCAAACGGTAAAAATTCGCGACCGTTATGATGCCAGTGTGCCAACTGTGGTAGGCCCGGTTGCTCGACAAAAGCCAGTGTTTGTTGACGATGCTAAATTTTTGCGCCAACAAACCAAGCAACCTATCAAATGGGCACTGCCAGGCCCGATGACGATGGTCGACACCCTGCATGATGAGCATTATAAAAGTCGTGAAAAGCTGGCGTGGGAATTTGCCAAAATCTTAAATCAAGAGGCCAAAGAGCTAGAAGCTGCCGGGGTTGATATAATTCAATTTGACGAACCTGCTTTTAACGTTTTTTTTGATGACGTAAACGACTGGGGCATTGCCGCATTAGAGCGTGCTATTGAAGGGTTAAAATGCGAAACCGCAGTACATATTTGCTACGGCTATGGTATTAAAGCCAATACCGATTGGAAAAAAACGCTAGGCTCACAGTGGCGACAATACGAGCAAGCATTTCCAAAGCTACAAAAATCGAATATCGATATTATCTCATTAGAGTGTCATAACTCTCATGTGCCTATTGAACTGCTTGAGCTGGTTCGCGGTAAAAAAGTGATGGTAGGTGCCATTGATGTAGCCACCAACACCATTGAAACACCAGAAGAAGTAGCTAATACCTTGCGCGCAGCCCTTAAGTATGTAGACGCTGACAAACTTTATCCTTGCACTAATTGCGGTATGGCACCGTTACCTAGAGCAGTTGCAAATGCAAAGTTACAAGCGCTCAGTGCGGGTGCCGACATTGTTCGCCAAGAGTTGATGCGTTAG
- a CDS encoding ATP-binding cassette domain-containing protein → MSVLHAYNLSYQFSNGDMLFNNLSCTLSHQRTALVGDNGVGKSILGKLLAKQLEPSLGHVELHGQVAMFSQEPQQLVNSNITIAQFLGYEKVFAALEAIAQGDYEQTLFDQVADHWRLPELLSAQLANLGLADNPHLPCCMLSGGQLARLRLWQLFNSSANVLILDEPSNHLDSNGRAWLLEQLNSFSGYALLISHDQQLLQHVTHIWELSNLGLKHYGGNIQHYLLQKDIEQQAVHQQLHELKRQQVQLKLQAQKDKEKAQQRASQGKKLRVQGSQAKVLLNSQKDKAGANLASKQKNQLQRNQKLLSKTEQLQLKSQQHNAIEFYFNERQEEAIAKKTLVSLLDLQLPFGNASAINLQVKAGQKWHIKGNNGCGKSTLFKVLLNNLRPISGEVKVNTTLSYVDQHFSQLPSQLSVAQVVEQNCPTICKSDCYTLLAGIGLKHKKVEQPIASLSGGEKMKLTLLCASQQRPAPLLLLDEPDNHLDLRSRQQLAKALYDYKGSFLLVSHDAYFVEQISVTHTLTMQSKNAV, encoded by the coding sequence ATGAGCGTTTTGCACGCATATAATTTAAGTTATCAATTTAGCAATGGCGACATGTTATTTAACAATTTAAGTTGCACCCTTTCACATCAGCGTACGGCGTTGGTAGGTGATAATGGCGTGGGTAAGTCCATTTTAGGTAAGCTACTGGCAAAACAATTAGAGCCGAGCCTAGGCCACGTTGAGTTGCACGGGCAAGTTGCAATGTTCAGCCAAGAGCCACAGCAACTTGTAAATAGCAACATCACCATTGCCCAGTTTTTAGGGTACGAAAAAGTATTCGCCGCACTTGAAGCGATAGCTCAGGGAGATTATGAGCAAACGCTGTTTGACCAAGTAGCAGATCACTGGCGATTGCCCGAATTGCTATCAGCACAATTAGCAAACCTTGGGCTTGCAGACAACCCACATTTACCTTGCTGTATGCTCAGCGGTGGGCAACTGGCTAGGCTTAGGTTGTGGCAGCTATTTAACAGCTCAGCCAATGTGCTTATTTTAGATGAACCAAGCAATCATTTAGATAGCAATGGGCGCGCATGGTTGCTTGAGCAACTCAATAGCTTTAGTGGTTATGCTTTACTAATTAGCCATGACCAACAACTACTGCAGCACGTCACCCATATCTGGGAGCTCAGTAATTTAGGATTAAAACACTATGGTGGAAACATCCAGCATTATTTATTGCAAAAAGACATAGAGCAGCAAGCAGTTCATCAGCAGTTACATGAACTAAAACGCCAGCAAGTCCAGCTTAAGTTACAAGCTCAAAAAGACAAAGAAAAAGCTCAGCAACGCGCATCTCAAGGTAAAAAGTTAAGGGTACAAGGCAGCCAAGCAAAGGTATTGCTAAATAGCCAAAAAGACAAAGCGGGGGCCAACTTGGCTAGTAAGCAAAAAAACCAGCTACAGCGTAATCAAAAGCTACTGAGCAAAACAGAGCAGCTGCAGTTAAAAAGCCAGCAACATAATGCCATTGAGTTTTACTTTAACGAACGACAAGAAGAGGCCATAGCAAAAAAGACGCTCGTTTCTCTCCTCGATTTACAGCTGCCATTTGGCAACGCATCGGCTATTAACTTGCAGGTAAAAGCAGGGCAAAAATGGCATATAAAAGGCAATAATGGCTGCGGCAAGTCAACTTTGTTTAAAGTATTGCTAAACAACCTAAGGCCCATATCAGGGGAAGTAAAGGTCAACACAACGCTAAGCTACGTTGACCAGCATTTTAGCCAACTCCCGAGCCAACTCAGTGTGGCTCAAGTGGTTGAGCAAAACTGCCCTACTATCTGCAAAAGTGACTGCTACACACTGCTCGCCGGCATTGGCTTAAAACATAAAAAAGTTGAGCAACCAATCGCGTCACTGAGCGGTGGAGAAAAAATGAAGCTTACCTTGTTATGCGCAAGTCAGCAGCGTCCAGCACCATTGTTACTGCTTGATGAGCCCGACAATCACCTTGATTTGCGGTCAAGGCAGCAGCTTGCCAAAGCACTTTATGACTACAAAGGGAGCTTTTTACTCGTTAGCCATGACGCATACTTCGTTGAGCAGATCAGCGTGACTCATACGTTAACGATGCAAAGTAAAAATGCAGTGTAA
- a CDS encoding sulfite exporter TauE/SafE family protein: MNELIILIFYCAILGSGVGFLAGLLGIGGGLVIVPILSSILLYFSILPAEQVVIAAIATSLASILFTSTSSALAHHKNGNVPWTIAPWIMTGVALGALISGFLATHLPEHVVRMVFAVTVVLIAIKMFLSSKNNTPTQRKMPNKGMLTLFTTLTGGLSAMIGIGGGALLVPLLTFFSIDMKKAIGCASACGIVIALFGTIGYISSGSTQFALSDGFAGFVYLPALAGIVCTSWFTAPLGAKATHLLPVTTIKKIFAVLLVVMAVNMMVK; encoded by the coding sequence ATGAATGAGTTAATCATATTGATTTTTTACTGCGCAATACTTGGCAGTGGCGTGGGTTTTCTGGCAGGCTTGTTAGGCATTGGCGGCGGGTTGGTCATAGTACCCATTCTGAGCAGCATATTACTTTATTTTTCGATATTACCCGCTGAGCAAGTGGTTATCGCAGCCATTGCGACATCATTGGCATCGATATTATTTACCTCAACGTCTTCGGCGCTTGCCCATCATAAAAATGGCAACGTGCCTTGGACAATCGCCCCTTGGATCATGACTGGTGTAGCACTAGGCGCACTTATTAGTGGGTTTTTAGCAACACACCTCCCTGAGCATGTTGTGCGTATGGTATTTGCAGTTACCGTGGTACTTATTGCAATCAAAATGTTTTTAAGCAGTAAAAATAACACGCCTACACAGCGCAAAATGCCAAACAAAGGTATGTTAACTTTATTTACCACCCTGACAGGCGGCCTATCGGCCATGATAGGTATTGGTGGTGGGGCCTTACTAGTACCGCTACTAACGTTTTTTTCAATCGATATGAAAAAAGCCATCGGCTGCGCCTCTGCATGTGGCATCGTGATAGCCCTATTTGGCACTATTGGCTACATCAGCTCGGGCAGCACTCAGTTTGCTTTATCAGACGGTTTTGCCGGCTTTGTTTATTTACCCGCCCTTGCCGGCATTGTTTGCACCTCTTGGTTTACCGCTCCTTTGGGTGCAAAAGCCACACACCTCCTACCCGTTACAACCATCAAGAAGATTTTTGCTGTACTGCTGGTCGTGATGGCCGTGAATATGATGGTGAAATGA
- a CDS encoding glycoside hydrolase family 25 protein, whose amino-acid sequence MSYKLLTQIAVLTTIVILCINRPVLFDVFVPLKSSSEFSLGTHGIDVSHDQGEVDWQQVAQSGIEFVYLKATDGITYTDPKYFYNLEALQATNLKVGAYHFFEAEDDPQAQLEHFLTHIKGKQLSLTPMVDVELKRGQSATQIKANLKTFLIQLQKQTGCKPLLYSYGSFWQANLGSEFNDYPFWFAQYNKTMQPPKELKNIQIWQYSQKGSVPGINTPVDLDKLVDNQQGLEALKCNY is encoded by the coding sequence ATGAGTTATAAACTGCTAACTCAGATAGCTGTATTAACCACTATCGTTATTTTATGCATCAATAGGCCCGTTTTATTTGATGTGTTTGTCCCCTTAAAATCTAGCTCCGAATTTTCTTTAGGTACACACGGTATCGATGTATCACATGATCAAGGAGAGGTAGATTGGCAACAAGTAGCACAAAGCGGTATTGAGTTTGTTTACTTAAAAGCCACCGATGGCATTACCTACACAGATCCTAAATATTTTTATAACCTTGAAGCACTTCAAGCTACAAACCTAAAAGTAGGTGCGTATCATTTTTTTGAGGCCGAAGATGACCCGCAAGCGCAGTTAGAACACTTCTTAACTCATATTAAGGGTAAGCAGTTGAGTTTAACGCCGATGGTAGATGTTGAACTTAAACGTGGTCAAAGTGCTACACAAATTAAAGCAAACCTTAAAACGTTTTTAATACAGTTGCAAAAGCAAACAGGTTGTAAGCCCTTGCTATATAGTTATGGCAGTTTTTGGCAAGCTAATTTGGGCTCTGAATTTAACGATTATCCATTTTGGTTTGCTCAATACAATAAAACGATGCAGCCACCAAAAGAGTTAAAAAATATCCAGATCTGGCAATATTCACAAAAAGGGTCTGTGCCAGGAATTAATACCCCTGTAGATTTAGACAAACTTGTTGATAACCAGCAAGGATTGGAGGCGCTAAAATGCAATTACTAA
- a CDS encoding DUF3293 domain-containing protein, producing the protein MISEHLWQVYQQVYFQSCVFSNTLQAPSNHSINHKHGCIISLWNPRGAKCTKLTNRLMAKKVCSRLKALGYRYDLLWGGDRRMAYKELSAFVSCTLMEAKEIASHSEQLAFYYVSHRGMLWLVRSDDIKFKKRVCKDIQRRMRITVFSRKNLAFK; encoded by the coding sequence TTGATCAGTGAGCATCTATGGCAAGTTTACCAACAAGTTTATTTTCAAAGTTGTGTTTTTAGCAACACCTTACAAGCACCTAGTAACCACTCTATCAATCATAAGCATGGCTGTATTATTAGTCTTTGGAACCCGCGTGGCGCAAAGTGTACAAAGTTAACGAATCGATTGATGGCTAAAAAGGTTTGCAGTCGCCTTAAAGCGCTAGGCTATCGGTATGATTTGCTCTGGGGTGGCGATAGGCGAATGGCGTATAAAGAATTAAGTGCCTTTGTGAGCTGCACGCTCATGGAGGCGAAAGAAATAGCGAGTCACAGCGAGCAATTGGCATTTTATTATGTTTCACACCGAGGCATGCTTTGGCTGGTAAGATCGGATGATATCAAATTTAAAAAGCGGGTGTGTAAAGACATTCAACGGAGAATGCGCATTACGGTGTTTTCTAGGAAGAACCTTGCTTTTAAATAG